The DNA segment GCAGGACAGCACCATTCCCCAGGACGACCCCGCCACGGGTGGCTCGGGCACGACGATGCCGAGCGACCCGGCCATGGGCGGCTCGGGCACCATGGGCAGCCAGAGCGCCATGGGCCAGAAGGAGATCACCGGCAAGGTGGTCAAGGCCGACAGCAAGACAGTCTGGCTGTCGCAGGCGGACGGCGCGGTGGTGCCGCTGAAGGTGGACAAGAGCACCCAGTTCGGTGATCCGAACGTCAAGCGCGCCAAGGACCTGCAGCCCGGCCAGGAGATTCGCGCCAGCTACGAGGTGAAGGAGACGGACAACATCGCCAAGAGCATCTCCATGTCGGGCACGGGCGGCTCCGGCGCGGGGGATGTGATGTCTCCGGACTCGTCCATCAACGAGGGCACCGGCGGCACGGGCATGGAGGACGACAAGAGCCTGGACCCGGGAATGACCCCGCCGCCGAGCACGGACCCCGGCACCGGCGGCTCCGGTGACAGCACCATGAACCCGGACACCCAGTCCGGCTCCACCTCCGGCTCCGACGTCCACTGAAGGCCGACACACGGCGACAGCCACGGACACCTCTGCCCGTGACACACACTCCCTCCCCCACGACGGGGAACCCCAAGGGCCCACGGCCGACCCCGGCCGCGGGCCTCTTTCCGTTGACGCAACACGATTACGACATACGGTGCGGCAGCCAGGTGCCGCACAGTCCTTTCAGTCCATTCAGTCTTGACTGAACGAACTGAACCCACTACATGCCTGCCCGCCTCCCGGGACCTTGCCTCGCACGTGAAGCGGCGCGA comes from the Pyxidicoccus xibeiensis genome and includes:
- a CDS encoding RNA-binding protein → MKKLVGVFATIALLGSGAALAGDDKNKPQQDPSSAQGGAGQAGSESVPQDTGMQDSTIPQDDPATGGSGTTMPSDPAMGGSGTMGSQSAMGQKEITGKVVKADSKTVWLSQADGAVVPLKVDKSTQFGDPNVKRAKDLQPGQEIRASYEVKETDNIAKSISMSGTGGSGAGDVMSPDSSINEGTGGTGMEDDKSLDPGMTPPPSTDPGTGGSGDSTMNPDTQSGSTSGSDVH